CCTTTGACAGGTTGTGATTCAGGTTTCGGTCTGGCGCTGGCGACGCGGCTCAGCGAGGTGGGAGTGAAGGTGTTTGCTGGTGTCCTGGATGTGAACGGAGCCGGAGCTCGACAGCTGAGAGAACGAGGATCTGAAAACCTGCAGGTGCTGCAGCTCGACGTCACCGACGGCTCCCAGATAGAGGCAGCACACAGGTACATCTGTACTCAGGTGGCTGACACAGGTAAGACACACCTCTGACAGGTGGTGGGGTTAAACCTACTAATAGTTTCTATTAATGCTGAACGATAGATCGTATTTTCAAACTGAGGTTCACTTTTATGTGACGAAAGTTTGAATGCAGAAATATAGATATTTTCAATTAGCAGAGATTCGTTGTGTCTTGTGACTCGTCTTGTGTCTCATGTCCTTGCAGGTCTGTGGGGTTTGGTGAATAACGCCGGAGTCCTTCTCTGTCCTGTGGACGCAGAGCTCCAGCCGATGACGGCGTACAGACTCTGCATGGACGTGAACTTCCTGTCCGCTGTGAAGATGTGTCAGGTGTTCCTCCCTCTGCTGAGGAGGTCCAGAGGACGCATCGTCAACATGTCCAGCCTGGCAGGTACGTCCCACTGAAGACATATGTTCAACCACCCACAGCATGTCTGCCATGATTTAAACACTACAAATCATCATGTATAAACTACTTCTGTCCATTTACTACAGCTCACAGAGGAGCTGTTGGTTTCAGTAGATTTTGAGGTACAATcatacagttttgaggtacttgtactgtacttgagtatttctgttATGttatctgacagctgcagtAACTGGTTACTTTACAGATGAAGATTCTACATACAAAACCTTTTATCAACTCATTAAATATAAtgcatttttattagggctgtcaaagttaatgtgacaataacgcgttaacgcaaatttgttttaacgccactaatttctttaacgcatcaacacaacttatgatttttaagttgtaatggctcagttttaaagctagactgaagatactggtcaTAGTATCACTATCAtatagtatcatatgaaactagaaaacaaagaatccattggtaccaatcatgtcatacaaGCTTATCGTATTAGTGGTGTATTAACTATGTATTAACAGTGTATTACCAGAGTATTAACAGTGTATTAACGGTGTACTCTAGGGTGTATTAAACAGTGTAATAGTGGTGTACTGTGTATTAATAGTGTATTAACGGTGTATTACTGGTGTATTACCAGAGTATTAATAGTGTATTAACGGTGTACTCTAGGGTGTATTAAATGGTGTAATAGTGGTGTACTTACTGTGTATTAATGGTGTATTACCAGAGTATTAACAGtgtattaataatgtattaatggTGTATTAACAGtgtatattaatgtattaaaggTGTATTAGTGGTGTATTGATGGTGCATTAACGGTGTATTAAACGGTGTAACAGTGATGTACTAACGGTGTATTAGTGGtgtattaataatgtattagtggtgtactaacgTGTATTAACGGTGTATTAGTGTATTAATGGTGTACTAACAGTGCATGAAACGGTGTAACAGTGGTGTATTAATGGTGTACTAACGGTATATTAATGGTGTACTAACAGTGTATTAATGGTGTACTAACGGTATATTAATGGTGTACTAACAGTGTATTAATGGTGTATTACCAGAGTATTAACAGtgtattaataatgtattagtggtgtactaacgTGTATTAACGGTGTATTAGTGGTGTATTAATGGTGTACTAACAGTGCATGAAACGGTGTAACAGTGGTGTATTAATGGTGTACTAACAGTGTATTAATGGTGTACTAACGGTGTATTAACGGTGTATTAAACGGTGTGCCCTGCAGGTGAGGTGCCGATGCCCAGGTTAGCTGCTTACGGAGCCTCTAAGGCAGCGCTGAGTGTTTTCTCTAAAGTCATGAGGCTGGAGTTATCCATGTGGGGCGTCAGAGTGGCTTTAATTCAACCTGCAGCCTTCAGAACAAGTAGGTCTCATTTTAATGGTTTACTGATGATCAcactcacattttaaattagTGATTCATTATCTGAACATTTTCTTCACTAAATTAGTTTATgtagaatttactgtatatgtttacaTTTCATTCATTGGTTAATCTTGTTTGgttttcttattatttgtttatctaGTTATTTCTCTTTATTATAGGTAGGGTCAGATAAACCTGCCAAGGGGTTCTGCTTCGCCCCCgtttgtccctctctctcttcattgTTTAACTTGATTAAGATAAACTATTTTATTGAATGAAATGCATCATGTAAGCAGAAAATATACagataataaaatgtataatgacaaaaaggtCTTTAACTATATTTCTAACTCGAGATGAAGTAATAATGCAGGTGTTACCTTGAGGTCACAGTATTTACAGACTAACCTGTAATTCAGAGACTCTGGGAcccatatatatttatatatatattttttcctctcAGATATCTTCGGGAACAGTGACGACGTTGCTCGCTACAGGGACGAGATCCTCACAGCGGTTTCCTCTGATGCCAGAGAGGATTATGGGGATGCGTACATCTCGTCCCTCCCCAGGAGTCTGTCCAGAATGTCCCGTCAATGTGCGGAGGATCTGTCTCCGGTGGTGGACGACGTGTGTCACGCTCTGCTGTCAGTCCGTCCTAAACCCATGTACACCCCCGGAAAGATGGGATGGCTGCTCCCGTTCCTCCACCGCTGCAGCCCCACCGCCGTGTTCGACGCCGTCATCACGACCCTCACCGAACACGCCGACTGTAAACCAGCAGGACTCAACAGGAGCTGAGGCTCATGGGAAAACAAACTTAAGACTGATCTTCTATCGTCAGCAGCAAAACCCTTCTTCAGAGACTTGAAACTTGCTTTGAAGGAGGTCAAATGAACATTTAGTCGAGAATATACGTATTATTTTAGGCACGTTACATTATTGTCATGGAGGTCACTAAAACTCTTGTTAAAAAGCAGAACTGaacattaaaaaatgtgaacatCTAACTCTTaacaagaaagagaagaagtgtCTTTCCCAAAATATTGAACTGTTCCTGTAAGAGCTATTTAAATAAATCACGTATGAGGCCCGAATACACTGAGCTAAGCATTTAATGAAGGTCTCATCATGCAGCACAGACATGTTAAAACACTCTCACAtatcttttctttaaaaaacaggATGTATAACATCCAATCAGCCTTAAAACACTGAACATTCTGCTCACTGATGCTCTCTCTATAGATTCTGCAAAcaaggatgtaaaaaaaaaaaggattattTTGAGtcatttacataaaaataaagtcCATCACATGGATCAGTCCTGAGGTTTCAGGAAGACTCTCTTTGTATCGGTTTCTACAACGTTGCTGTTGACATCCTCCTCTTCAGTAGCCGCTCTCTCTCGCTTCTTTGCAAACTTCTTCTTCATGCTTTTGACTAAACTCTCGTatctaaagaagaagaagaagaagaagaaggagaagaaaaaaaacaaaaaacagtcagAAACTAAAAATCCTGCTACACATGAAGAACAGCAGGTCAGCTTGTTAAAATAGTAACTAGCAATGTAATAAAGGTCTGGCTAGTTGTTAGAGGTGGGAcaattcacctatctcctgttTCCACACTATCACCATCTTGGGTGCtaatttgatatgtattgtgatttttaagtattgcgattcgatattgtgatttattgtgatttttgttaacttttttaacactagaccatgggggaaaaagttgaatcatacacttctagggacttttactttggaaaatctctaaatgaatccagtaaaaatgttggattttcagcatgtatgtagtcagtaCTCAATATCATGTATAGTTTTACAagtttacagtaaattaaatgCAGATCCAGACTTCTAAATATGTGTAAGTTATCATAACCAACCGGCAGGAATGTTTCTTAGTTAACACTTTGTTTAACTCAGACATTTAGAGGATAAATGTTCATCTTGCTTCTGCGACTTCAAAATAAATCTCTCAAGCCAAACACCTCAAATTCAATAAAATCTCTCTGCTTTCTTTTAAAAGCAACCAATATTTAATTCCTGGGAATTCATGAAATCTTCGTACCTGAGAGCCATTTCTTCATCTGTGACGTCTGTTGGCATCCGGCTGatctcttcttgttcttctttctCCACTTCATCTTTTGGATTCATCAAAGCCATCAGTTTCTGTGACCAACGCAAAACAATCACCACCGTCAACGGGTCCACAGTTAAACCTAACGTCGTCGCATTTAGATTTCAAGTTTTCAacttaaatgtttatttttattttggaaaagttttcttttgtctttttgtggtcGTTGATACGAGGAGATACGTTGATaagacatatttttaaaaaagtgacaaaTGCATGTTTGTAGGCGCAAAACAAAAAACGGGttaaaagatatttttataCCCGACAACACCAAAATATTCTGGTGTTTCTGACAGCAACATTTACGCAGAGAAATCTTTCAGCGAGGAGACGGGAGGAAGCAGAGGATGTGACAGATTAATGAATGAAAAACTGACCTCGACTTCTGGATTAAAACCCTTGAAGGAGATGCGACCGTACATCAGGTCTTCACAGGGAACAAAACTCTTCTCCTCGATGATCAAGTTcctgagagacaaagagacatcGTATCAGAAAAACACCTCACTATTACTAGGGCTGAACCATTCAGAAAAaatatctattattataatattgggattttcattttttgtatcttattttattaataCCTTCATATCTTGTGTTTTTATCACGTTTTATAGATGTAtttcttatcttatatgttcttattttatgttttgtcatatatgatcttttacttttttttgtttttatttgaagcACAATGTCTATGCTAGCCGTATGAAAtatgctatataaatataatttgattgattgatgtgcgatattagaggggatgctaattttttttaaactttatgaCAGGTGGATTTATTGGAGGGCTGTTACATCAGTTTTAATCAGATAATTTAATTAGAATATTAAATTAAAGTAATAGACTAGGAAATATATGTTGCTAGGTGTGTAAGTTTATGGGGATGAAACgtctacatttgcataatgaggctgaaatgcataaagaaatgtaaaacgaaatgtgtaaagaaaagaatacagaaataaataagtttggggaaataaataaggggtgaaaagcaaagagaaaatcatgcataaataaataaatgaattgatacatacatttgaaaataaatataaaataaataaaaagtaaatgcaaaaatatattaataaatgaataaaaaataaatacaaaactacattaataaatttaaaaatgtattaaaaaataaatatataaattaataaaagtggaaattaaacagaacagtaaataaataaataaataagggaatcaatacaaagataaataaataaagaagcaaatcaaaacagaaatatcaattaatgtcacattttatcaattaattaatggctacatttattttttacatactgtatatatt
The nucleotide sequence above comes from Sebastes fasciatus isolate fSebFas1 chromosome 4, fSebFas1.pri, whole genome shotgun sequence. Encoded proteins:
- the hsd17b2 gene encoding 17-beta-hydroxysteroid dehydrogenase type 2, translating into MDITSCFCGVAAAVFFLTVLWRFKEGCGAGNWPGTFGALGVGGALGGGAALYFTVPPVVCVSAALLGYSLVLICDTERRVELLQSRAVLITGCDSGFGLALATRLSEVGVKVFAGVLDVNGAGARQLRERGSENLQVLQLDVTDGSQIEAAHRYICTQVADTGLWGLVNNAGVLLCPVDAELQPMTAYRLCMDVNFLSAVKMCQVFLPLLRRSRGRIVNMSSLAGEVPMPRLAAYGASKAALSVFSKVMRLELSMWGVRVALIQPAAFRTNIFGNSDDVARYRDEILTAVSSDAREDYGDAYISSLPRSLSRMSRQCAEDLSPVVDDVCHALLSVRPKPMYTPGKMGWLLPFLHRCSPTAVFDAVITTLTEHADCKPAGLNRS
- the mphosph6 gene encoding M-phase phosphoprotein 6 — protein: MANDSVKLSRNVLRMKFMQRGLDAETKKQLEEDEKRIISDEHWYLDLPELKAKENLIIEEKSFVPCEDLMYGRISFKGFNPEVEKLMALMNPKDEVEKEEQEEISRMPTDVTDEEMALRYESLVKSMKKKFAKKRERAATEEEDVNSNVVETDTKRVFLKPQD